The Synechocystis sp. PCC 7509 genome includes a window with the following:
- a CDS encoding ABC transporter substrate-binding protein, producing the protein MNNKFAIALAVASGLLAVGCQPTTPNAETNTSPTAANNEGLKIGTLLPLTGDLATIGQQMAAAVPLLVEQVNACGGVNGQNVTLISQDDQTDPVAGTTAMTKLAEVDRVAGVVGSYASSVSGAAIGVAARNQVVLVSPGSTSPVFTERAKKGEFKGYWARTAPPDTYQALALAQLAKEKGFKRVSTVVINNDYGVGFERAFVSAFKKLGGTIVNEASPTRYDPKATTFDTESAAAFANKPDAVVAVLYEETGSLLLKSAYQQGVSQGIQVMLTDGVKSVGFPAKVGKSSDGKFIVSGAIGTVPGADGKALQTLTTLWQAKKNQPPGEYVPHTWDAAALLTLAAEAAKANTGVGVQSKIREVANAPGTEVSDVCEGLKLLKSGQDINYQGASGNVDIDENGDVLGVYDVWTVNDDGKLEVTSQVNPQ; encoded by the coding sequence ATGAATAATAAATTTGCGATCGCATTAGCTGTAGCTAGTGGATTATTAGCTGTTGGTTGTCAGCCGACTACTCCTAACGCAGAAACTAATACTAGCCCTACCGCCGCCAATAATGAAGGGTTAAAAATTGGGACATTGTTGCCCCTTACAGGTGACTTAGCTACTATTGGGCAGCAAATGGCGGCAGCAGTTCCCTTATTGGTAGAGCAAGTTAACGCTTGTGGGGGTGTCAACGGGCAAAATGTTACCTTAATTTCCCAAGACGATCAAACTGACCCCGTAGCTGGGACTACGGCAATGACTAAACTAGCAGAAGTCGATCGAGTGGCGGGGGTCGTAGGTTCTTATGCTAGTAGTGTTTCTGGCGCAGCAATTGGCGTAGCAGCGCGCAATCAAGTTGTCTTAGTCTCTCCTGGTAGCACTAGCCCAGTATTTACCGAACGAGCTAAAAAAGGTGAATTTAAAGGATATTGGGCGCGGACTGCACCCCCAGATACCTACCAAGCTTTAGCTTTAGCTCAATTGGCAAAGGAAAAAGGGTTTAAACGGGTTTCGACGGTAGTTATTAACAATGACTATGGCGTTGGGTTTGAAAGAGCCTTTGTCAGTGCCTTTAAAAAATTGGGTGGAACTATTGTTAATGAAGCAAGTCCTACTCGTTACGATCCTAAAGCCACTACTTTTGATACCGAATCGGCGGCAGCTTTTGCCAATAAACCTGATGCAGTAGTGGCAGTATTGTATGAAGAAACTGGAAGTTTGCTGCTTAAATCAGCTTATCAGCAAGGAGTTAGCCAAGGAATCCAAGTTATGCTCACTGACGGCGTAAAGTCTGTAGGGTTTCCAGCAAAAGTTGGTAAATCTAGCGATGGCAAATTTATTGTTAGCGGCGCAATTGGGACTGTACCCGGTGCGGATGGCAAAGCTTTACAAACACTGACCACCCTTTGGCAAGCTAAGAAAAATCAACCTCCAGGGGAATACGTACCTCATACTTGGGATGCTGCGGCGCTATTGACTTTAGCTGCCGAAGCCGCAAAAGCAAATACAGGGGTGGGTGTGCAAAGCAAAATTCGTGAAGTTGCGAATGCCCCAGGGACAGAAGTATCGGATGTTTGTGAAGGGTTAAAGTTATTAAAATCCGGTCAAGATATTAATTATCAAGGCGCTAGTGGCAATGTAGATATTGATGAAAATGGGGATGTGTTGGGCGTTTACGATGTCTGGACGGTAAATGATGACGGCAAGTTAGAAGTCACAAGTCAAGTTAACCCGCAGTAA
- the crtB gene encoding 15-cis-phytoene synthase CrtB, whose amino-acid sequence MLQLPESPCMRKLVSVEDAYELCRQITAKYSKTFYLGTLLMNESKRRAIWAIYVWCRRTDELVDGPAAEFTTPETLELWEKQLESLFALQPIEDPDVALVDTIQRFGLDIQPFRDMIAGQQMDLYRSRYETFEELNLYCYRVAGTVGLMSTTVMGIDNRCNTAAWSQAAPYDPTPEAVTLGIANQLTNILRDVGEDARRGRIYLPLAELARFDYTEQDLFKGVIDERWRELMRFQIRRTQEYYRQAEKGVGYLAPDARWPVLASLMLYSQILLEIERNDYDVFKKRAYVPGLKKMRYLPVAWLRSQVI is encoded by the coding sequence ATGCTGCAACTGCCTGAATCCCCGTGCATGAGAAAATTAGTCTCTGTAGAGGATGCCTACGAACTTTGCCGCCAAATTACGGCGAAGTATTCCAAAACTTTTTACCTCGGTACGCTGCTCATGAACGAGTCCAAGCGCCGAGCTATTTGGGCAATATATGTCTGGTGTCGCCGGACAGATGAATTAGTTGACGGCCCGGCAGCAGAATTTACCACCCCGGAAACCCTAGAACTATGGGAAAAACAGTTAGAATCGCTGTTTGCCCTCCAACCGATTGAAGACCCGGATGTGGCGTTAGTAGATACTATTCAACGCTTTGGGCTAGATATTCAGCCGTTTCGGGACATGATTGCCGGACAGCAAATGGATCTGTATCGCAGTCGTTACGAAACTTTTGAAGAATTAAACTTGTACTGTTACCGGGTTGCGGGAACAGTGGGTTTAATGTCTACAACGGTAATGGGGATAGATAATCGGTGCAATACGGCGGCTTGGAGCCAGGCAGCGCCCTACGATCCCACCCCGGAAGCGGTGACATTGGGGATTGCCAATCAACTAACTAATATTTTGCGCGATGTCGGCGAAGATGCTAGACGGGGGCGAATTTATTTGCCTTTGGCAGAATTAGCACGCTTTGACTATACAGAACAAGATTTATTTAAGGGTGTAATTGATGAACGGTGGCGCGAACTAATGCGCTTCCAAATTCGCCGTACCCAAGAATATTACCGCCAAGCCGAAAAGGGGGTTGGCTATCTCGCCCCCGATGCGCGCTGGCCTGTACTTGCCTCTTTAATGCTTTACAGTCAGATTTTGTTAGAGATTGAACGCAATGATTACGATGTGTTTAAAAAACGGGCTTACGTACCAGGATTGAAAAAGATGCGTTATTTACCTGTGGCTTGGCTGCGAAGTCAAGTAATTTGA